The DNA window GTTCGTCGCGATCGCATGGTCCATTGGAATGAGCCGATCCCGCGCAGCCGCGAGGGCTGAGGCGATAACTGCAGAACTCGCCCAGGCAAATGCTGCGGCCGAAGAGGCCAACGAGCGACTCAAACTGGCGACCCGCGCCGGCGGCGTGGGCGTGTGGGACTGGGATGTCGTCAACAACCGACTCGTCTGGGACGATCAGATGTACCGTCTCTACGGCATCACGCGCGAACAGTTTGGCGGGGCTTACGAGGCGTGGAGAGCCGGGGTGCATCCTGACGAACAACACTGGGGGGATGCGGAAATTGAGCTCGCCCTGCGCGGCGAACAAGACTTCGACACCGAGTTTCGCGTGGTCTGGCCGAACGGCAGCGTCCGTACCATCCGCGCGATGGCGATCGTGCAGCGCGACCAGAACGGCAAACCGATCCGCATGACCGGAACCAACTGGGATGTCACCGAACTGGATGAGCTTGCGGCGAAAGCACGGAGTGCCGAACAGTTTCTGATCAGCACGATCGACTCTCTGGACACCCATACCGTCGTGGTCGGATCGGATGGAAGGATTGTTTCGCTTAACCGCGCATGGAGCGATTTCGCGCACGCCAACAATGGCCCGGGCGACGCTGTGCTGGAGGGTGCCAACTACCTGGATGTCTGCGACCGCGCCGCACCCCGGTGCGACGAAGCCAGCGTCGTCGCTGAAGCAATTCGTGCGGTGCTGAAGGGGGACGTCGAGCCGGCTCCGATCGAATACCCCTGCCACGCGCCGACCGAGCGCCGCTGGTTCGTCTGCACGGTCAGGGGCTTCTCCACCGGCGCCGAACGCTACGCGGTGATCTCGCACCAGAACGTCACCGCTCGAAAGGTCCTGGAGGAGGAGCTGCGAACCGCCGCCCGGCTGGACAGGTTGACGGGGCTCCCGAACCGCGCCTTGCTCACGGATCGCCTTCAGCAGGCCATCCTCCGCGCCAAGCGGCATAAGGACTACCATTTTGCCGTCCTGTTCCTTGATTTTGATCGGTTCAAGGCAGTCAACGATAGCCTCGGCCACGAGGTCGGCGACCAGCTTCTGCGGGAGATCGGCCAGCGCTTAAGGGCGACTGTGCGGTCGGGCGACTCACTCAGCAGCCAAGCCCCCGGCAACACAAACGGCCGACTGGGGGGTGATGAGTTTGTCGTCATCCTGGACTCGCTTTCCAAGCCATCGGACGCGATCGACGTAGCCAACCGCCTGCTGGAGGTCTTTGCCCGGCCCTATCAACTTGGAGAACACAAGGTTCACTCCACCGCCAGCATCGGGATCTACACAAGTGACATGCCGGCCGAAAGCGCCGACGACGTATTGCGAGACGCCGACACTGCAATGTACGAGGCCAAGCTCGCTGGCAAGGGCCGCTACATGGTGTTTGATGTCACCATGCGACAGCGTGTCCAGAACCGGCTCAATCTTGAAAATGACCTCCGAGATGCCGTTGATTCCGACCAACTGTTCCTGATGTACCAGCCGATCGTCTCTCTCGAGACCGGCCAGCTCGACAGCGTCGAGGCGCTGATCCGTTGGAAACATCCGGTTCGAGGTCTCATCTCGCCCGGCGACTTCATCCCAATCGCCGAG is part of the Humisphaera borealis genome and encodes:
- a CDS encoding putative bifunctional diguanylate cyclase/phosphodiesterase, which codes for MGIAITPRPVKFTVIGALFLGLTLTAMVVFAVIASERAAAELIRDSYVRQSAGQRVPSADQPHTESTGSTNGLNPNATLSQKMPVVVGIGGALLILSFVAIAWSIGMSRSRAAARAEAITAELAQANAAAEEANERLKLATRAGGVGVWDWDVVNNRLVWDDQMYRLYGITREQFGGAYEAWRAGVHPDEQHWGDAEIELALRGEQDFDTEFRVVWPNGSVRTIRAMAIVQRDQNGKPIRMTGTNWDVTELDELAAKARSAEQFLISTIDSLDTHTVVVGSDGRIVSLNRAWSDFAHANNGPGDAVLEGANYLDVCDRAAPRCDEASVVAEAIRAVLKGDVEPAPIEYPCHAPTERRWFVCTVRGFSTGAERYAVISHQNVTARKVLEEELRTAARLDRLTGLPNRALLTDRLQQAILRAKRHKDYHFAVLFLDFDRFKAVNDSLGHEVGDQLLREIGQRLRATVRSGDSLSSQAPGNTNGRLGGDEFVVILDSLSKPSDAIDVANRLLEVFARPYQLGEHKVHSTASIGIYTSDMPAESADDVLRDADTAMYEAKLAGKGRYMVFDVTMRQRVQNRLNLENDLRDAVDSDQLFLMYQPIVSLETGQLDSVEALIRWKHPVRGLISPGDFIPIAEETGLIVPIGQWVLDQACSQFAIWQNTLGASAPRSVSINLSRKQLVLEDLPEIIRRTLNQAGMAPECLHLEVTESAIMKDAAAATRLLGAIKEIGVKLAIDDFGTGYSSLACLHQFPLDILKIDRSFVANIDRGRDFAAMVHAVAQLARNLNIQVVAEGIETAEQALVLQTFECEFGQGYYFCRPVMPDQLQLFSFRPTLTGQQAA